The following proteins are encoded in a genomic region of Desulfomonile tiedjei:
- a CDS encoding circadian clock protein KaiB, translated as MKAGSTGKGKKAKTDATEPIWNLRLYVAGQTQKSITAFANLKKICDEHLAGKYRIEVIDLVKNPQLAKGDQIIALPTLVRKLPEPIKKIIGDLANTERVLVGLDIRSA; from the coding sequence AGCTGGCTCAACCGGAAAAGGGAAAAAAGCAAAGACCGATGCGACGGAACCCATCTGGAATCTGCGCCTCTATGTGGCCGGTCAGACCCAGAAATCGATCACGGCCTTCGCGAATTTAAAGAAGATCTGCGACGAGCACCTCGCGGGGAAATACCGCATCGAAGTGATCGATCTGGTCAAGAACCCCCAACTGGCCAAAGGCGACCAGATCATCGCCCTGCCGACCCTGGTAAGGAAACTTCCCGAACCGATTAAAAAGATTATCGGCGATCTGGCCAATACGGAGCGCGTGCTGGTGGGACTGGACATTCGTTCCGCCTGA
- a CDS encoding thiol-disulfide isomerase, with product MHTQILKTSNQEFETALAKQNNATYAFRLYITGMTPRSIQAIAKVRQLCEKYLAGRFELKVIDIYQQPALAKGEQIIATPTLIKELPLPLRKIIGDMSETEKFLVGVDLKSKDG from the coding sequence ATGCATACCCAAATATTGAAAACGAGCAACCAGGAATTCGAAACCGCGTTGGCGAAGCAAAACAACGCCACGTACGCTTTTCGGCTGTATATTACCGGGATGACGCCAAGATCGATCCAGGCCATCGCCAAGGTTCGGCAACTCTGCGAAAAATACCTCGCGGGCCGCTTCGAACTCAAGGTGATCGACATCTACCAGCAGCCCGCGCTGGCCAAGGGCGAGCAAATCATCGCCACCCCCACGCTCATCAAGGAACTGCCCCTGCCACTGCGCAAGATCATCGGCGATATGTCGGAAACGGAGAAATTTCTGGTGGGCGTCGATCTGAAATCCAAGGATGGATGA
- a CDS encoding PAS domain-containing protein, translated as MDEQAAMHQSQKTYQQLLDELQELALRTKEAEETLRAILSGEVDGLVVATAQGDRVFTLSGADLPYRIMVETMSEGAVTLSPDGTILFCNQRFADIVQWPLDQVVGSSIYRYFSSDHLHLLQRLFARGLKDSSKIELALGAGEQKVTPAMLSVSPLEIVDMPGTVCMVVTDLTEQKRDAAMLAEERLIAQILDQASEIHVLCDHQGRIIRASKSTHRLLGRIPIFETFDEAFALLYPDGTPFVLLSAIGEKLSNKVEVALRHPDDTYAHFLLSANALVDSEGIIGIVVEIVDITERKLASENLLKAYAEVERKVDERTAALYRANRELALEIEHKKKAEEELRHAMLELKGKAIGLTEANMALKVLLKQREADKVELEEKVLLNIKRLIIPYMGKLKRNPSDAKQSAYIDILESNLNEIVSPFVRNLEATMSRLSRTEIEVAHLVRQGQSTKKISEILRLAPSTIDFHRNNIRAKLGVKNKKIGLRTYLSSLG; from the coding sequence ATGGATGAGCAGGCCGCCATGCACCAATCGCAAAAAACATATCAACAACTTTTGGACGAATTGCAGGAACTGGCGCTTCGGACGAAAGAGGCCGAGGAAACGCTGCGCGCGATCCTGAGCGGTGAGGTGGACGGCCTGGTCGTGGCAACGGCCCAGGGGGATCGGGTCTTTACGCTCTCGGGGGCCGATCTTCCCTACCGGATCATGGTCGAAACCATGAGCGAAGGGGCCGTCACCCTTTCCCCGGACGGCACGATTCTTTTCTGCAACCAACGTTTCGCGGATATCGTTCAATGGCCTCTGGATCAGGTGGTGGGATCTTCGATCTATCGATACTTTTCATCGGACCACCTTCATTTGCTTCAGAGGTTGTTCGCGCGGGGTTTAAAGGATAGCAGTAAAATAGAATTGGCCTTAGGCGCCGGAGAGCAAAAAGTGACACCGGCCATGCTTTCCGTAAGTCCTCTCGAGATTGTGGATATGCCCGGCACGGTGTGCATGGTGGTGACCGACCTGACGGAGCAAAAGCGCGACGCGGCGATGCTGGCGGAAGAACGATTGATCGCTCAGATTCTCGATCAGGCTTCGGAAATACATGTGCTCTGCGACCACCAAGGCCGTATTATTCGCGCAAGCAAGTCGACCCACAGGCTGCTGGGCCGCATTCCGATCTTCGAAACCTTCGACGAGGCATTTGCGCTCCTCTATCCCGACGGAACGCCCTTTGTCCTTCTCTCCGCCATCGGCGAGAAGCTATCCAATAAGGTCGAGGTGGCCCTCAGGCATCCGGACGATACGTATGCCCACTTTTTATTAAGCGCCAACGCGCTCGTTGATTCCGAAGGCATCATCGGCATTGTCGTCGAAATCGTGGACATCACCGAGCGCAAGCTGGCCAGTGAAAATTTGCTCAAAGCCTACGCCGAAGTCGAAAGGAAAGTCGACGAACGGACCGCGGCACTCTACCGGGCGAACCGGGAATTGGCCTTGGAGATAGAGCATAAGAAGAAAGCCGAAGAAGAGCTGCGCCATGCAATGCTGGAATTGAAAGGCAAAGCCATCGGTCTGACCGAAGCGAACATGGCGTTGAAAGTTTTGCTGAAGCAGAGAGAAGCGGATAAGGTCGAACTCGAAGAAAAAGTGCTGCTCAACATCAAGCGCCTGATTATCCCTTATATGGGCAAACTCAAACGCAACCCATCGGATGCGAAACAAAGTGCGTATATCGACATCCTGGAATCGAATCTGAATGAAATCGTTTCCCCTTTCGTGCGCAACCTGGAGGCCACCATGTCACGGCTTTCGCGTACCGAGATCGAAGTCGCGCATCTGGTGCGGCAGGGGCAAAGTACAAAGAAAATTTCCGAAATCCTGCGCCTGGCGCCAAGCACCATCGATTTTCACCGGAACAACATCCGGGCGAAACTGGGCGTCAAGAATAAGAAAATCGGCCTGCGAACCTACCTGTCCTCCCTCGGATAA
- a CDS encoding PilZ domain-containing protein translates to MQVKPEHRKNERFGHEYIIMLGAERTLSPHYVVSYNLSQTGMYFKSIFELHPGSQILIGIDDYTSFRNQVQARVMWCKKIENGTALRYGVGVEFLQPQKTIGAKAFPSFTPRKKSADRYGGESKVGTNVDERVRE, encoded by the coding sequence ATGCAGGTGAAGCCGGAACATAGGAAAAACGAACGTTTTGGTCATGAATACATCATTATGCTCGGTGCTGAACGGACGCTCTCTCCTCACTATGTGGTGTCGTATAATTTGAGCCAAACGGGCATGTATTTCAAGTCGATCTTCGAACTGCATCCAGGGTCGCAGATCCTGATCGGCATCGACGACTATACATCCTTCCGGAATCAGGTCCAGGCCAGGGTCATGTGGTGCAAAAAAATAGAAAATGGCACCGCCTTACGCTATGGCGTCGGCGTGGAGTTCCTTCAGCCGCAAAAGACGATTGGAGCAAAAGCATTCCCGTCATTTACTCCGCGAAAGAAGAGCGCGGATAGGTACGGGGGTGAGAGCAAGGTTGGGACGAACGTGGACGAGCGTGTGCGAGAATAA